A genomic stretch from Shewanella woodyi ATCC 51908 includes:
- a CDS encoding DUF3859 domain-containing protein, translated as MSKLKFDVNIIYSGIFTKWNEQSDSLPRLTKATVHVPAEVDIEFGFIAQIKKAKNQKLRYCIYHPDIPDDDGEIRPPFDGELYVESNDWKFYIGDTIWAPIQNKTGKWRMTLELKGKVIAEKTFKVHLPDELPHSDTNLLKHENEKIASFWKKRGL; from the coding sequence ATGTCTAAACTCAAATTCGACGTCAACATTATCTATAGCGGCATCTTCACGAAGTGGAATGAACAGAGTGATAGTTTGCCCCGCTTAACAAAAGCCACTGTGCACGTGCCAGCAGAGGTAGATATAGAGTTTGGTTTTATCGCGCAGATTAAAAAAGCAAAAAATCAAAAGCTCAGATACTGCATCTATCACCCCGACATTCCAGATGATGATGGAGAAATACGCCCTCCCTTCGATGGTGAACTCTACGTAGAGAGCAATGATTGGAAGTTTTATATCGGAGATACTATCTGGGCACCAATACAGAATAAAACTGGCAAGTGGCGCATGACTTTAGAGTTAAAAGGAAAGGTTATCGCCGAAAAAACCTTTAAGGTTCACCTTCCAGATGAGTTACCTCACTCAGATACTAACTTGCTCAAACATGAGAATGAGAAAATAGCCTCATTTTGGAAAAAACGCGGGCTTTAA
- the tyrP gene encoding tyrosine transporter TyrP: protein MNKSKTFGSMLIIAGTTIGAGMLALPLASSGLGFGTASVIMLLIWSLMAYTALLMVEVHQFAPVDATLHTLAYKLLGRKGQLVASFSMMFLFYALCAAYIAGGGEQIHSKLTGWFALDLPMQAGAILFTLLIGTVVAIGTHSVDFINRSLFSLKLVALVVMLFLLLPHVSVNNLVELPVHQGLVLASLPVIFTSFGFHGSIPSIVRYLGKDTKALRWIIVVGSALPLLIYLLWLVASQGVLTQSTLMNSQSLNGFISSLSSLLHDPMIANAVSIFADLALATSFLGVSLGLYDFLSDLLKRSKTATHRVQIAGVTFLPPLGFALFYPQGFITALGYAAFALVVLAIFLPVAMVASQRKQQELEGYRVKGGKAGLIIVTLAGVLIMLVQLLQMVNLLPAVG from the coding sequence ATGAATAAAAGTAAAACTTTTGGCAGCATGCTTATTATTGCTGGCACTACAATTGGTGCGGGCATGTTAGCACTCCCTTTAGCCTCGTCAGGATTAGGTTTTGGCACCGCAAGTGTGATCATGTTGCTTATCTGGTCTTTGATGGCTTACACAGCGTTATTGATGGTTGAAGTTCATCAGTTTGCCCCGGTTGATGCAACCTTACATACCTTGGCCTATAAACTGTTGGGGCGTAAGGGACAGCTTGTTGCTAGTTTCTCCATGATGTTTCTGTTTTATGCTCTTTGTGCTGCATATATCGCAGGTGGTGGAGAGCAGATTCATAGTAAGTTAACCGGTTGGTTTGCGCTGGACTTACCTATGCAGGCTGGCGCAATACTCTTTACGTTACTGATAGGTACTGTAGTTGCAATTGGAACACACTCGGTTGATTTCATAAATCGGAGCTTGTTCTCTTTAAAGCTTGTCGCGTTAGTTGTGATGTTGTTTCTCCTGTTACCCCATGTATCGGTCAATAACTTAGTTGAACTGCCTGTACACCAAGGGCTAGTTTTGGCTTCACTGCCTGTTATCTTTACCTCTTTTGGTTTTCACGGCTCCATCCCCTCAATAGTGCGTTACTTAGGTAAAGATACTAAGGCGTTGAGATGGATCATTGTTGTTGGCTCGGCTCTGCCACTGCTTATTTACTTGTTATGGCTGGTGGCGAGTCAAGGCGTGTTAACCCAGAGCACACTAATGAATAGCCAGAGCCTTAATGGATTTATTAGCTCGCTTAGTAGTTTACTTCATGATCCTATGATAGCTAATGCGGTCTCTATTTTTGCCGACCTTGCCTTAGCAACTTCATTTCTTGGGGTAAGTTTGGGGCTGTATGATTTTCTGTCTGATCTTCTAAAACGCAGTAAGACGGCAACTCATAGGGTTCAGATTGCTGGGGTTACCTTTTTACCACCACTGGGTTTTGCACTGTTTTATCCTCAGGGCTTTATTACTGCATTAGGCTATGCAGCATTTGCTTTGGTGGTGTTAGCCATCTTTCTGCCTGTTGCTATGGTCGCTTCTCAGCGTAAACAGCAAGAGCTTGAAGGCTATAGAGTAAAGGGTGGTAAAGCGGGGTTGATTATTGTCACCTTGGCTGGCGTGTTGATCATGTTAGTCCAGTTACTGCAGATGGTTAATCTGTTACCCGCCGTAGGCTAA
- a CDS encoding TlpA family protein disulfide reductase, with protein sequence MKWISALNILLITLLMVGCTSSPTKLTQHNSSEYQTFVKVGEQVPVTQFIDTQGEKIDLTQSHNAKLLILFATWCSDSQRAMKALKSSDLNLDPNIDIIGIGREESNETLDKFADEYELNFPLIADNDRSIYAKFANAGIPRFILLDKENQIVKTIIAEDDNPLTQLQW encoded by the coding sequence ATGAAATGGATCTCGGCGCTCAATATATTACTCATCACTCTCCTTATGGTCGGTTGTACCAGCTCTCCCACAAAACTCACTCAACATAACTCAAGCGAATATCAAACCTTTGTCAAAGTCGGTGAACAGGTTCCCGTGACTCAATTTATCGATACACAAGGGGAGAAAATAGATTTAACTCAATCCCACAATGCCAAGCTACTGATACTGTTTGCGACCTGGTGTAGCGACTCCCAACGTGCAATGAAGGCATTAAAGAGTTCAGACCTTAACCTAGATCCAAACATAGATATTATTGGCATTGGCCGCGAAGAGAGTAACGAGACTTTAGATAAGTTTGCTGATGAGTATGAGCTCAATTTTCCCCTTATCGCAGATAATGACAGAAGTATCTACGCCAAATTTGCCAACGCTGGAATACCTAGGTTTATCTTGCTAGATAAAGAGAACCAGATAGTCAAAACCATCATAGCCGAAGATGATAACCCCTTAACCCAGCTTCAATGGTAA
- a CDS encoding SPOR domain-containing protein — protein MSNRDYANRKPAKGRAKSTRRKGKAPAPRRFPLLLLLVTLSLLGGFGYFLWSINNSADTPQAVVVEQPKKTVVKKDPNDLPPKPKEEWTYQQALENKKVEVDIPDAEKAKPARPYQMQCGSFRTQSQAEEMKAVIAFQGLTANIRKVKGTTGDWYKVSLGPFDRKREVERKRHTLQRAGINGCIILFWEG, from the coding sequence ATGAGTAATCGCGACTACGCCAATAGAAAACCAGCTAAAGGCAGAGCCAAGTCCACACGTAGAAAAGGCAAGGCACCTGCACCTAGGCGCTTTCCTCTGCTTTTACTGCTTGTCACACTATCTCTCTTAGGTGGATTCGGCTACTTTTTATGGAGTATCAACAACAGTGCTGATACTCCTCAAGCTGTCGTGGTTGAGCAACCTAAAAAGACGGTTGTCAAAAAAGATCCCAACGATCTCCCTCCTAAACCTAAAGAGGAGTGGACCTATCAGCAGGCTCTTGAAAACAAAAAAGTTGAAGTCGATATTCCAGATGCTGAAAAAGCCAAACCAGCTCGTCCTTATCAGATGCAGTGTGGTTCATTTAGAACTCAGTCTCAGGCAGAAGAGATGAAAGCTGTCATCGCTTTTCAGGGGTTAACGGCCAATATCAGAAAAGTAAAAGGCACCACAGGCGACTGGTATAAGGTGAGTCTCGGCCCATTCGATAGAAAACGTGAAGTAGAGAGAAAGCGTCATACTCTACAAAGAGCCGGCATAAATGGCTGCATCATCCTATTCTGGGAAGGTTAA
- the argS gene encoding arginine--tRNA ligase, translated as MKSHIESLLAQALDVLKQQEVIPTDFEARIQVDRTKDKTHGDFATNLAMMLTKIARKNPREIAQLIIDSLPEDAQVSKVEIAGPGFINFFIDDSALANQLMTALNDDRLGIALPQAQTVVVDYSSPNLAKEMHVGHLRSTIIGDSVVRALEFMGHKVIRQNHVGDWGTQFGMLLAYMEELRAQSGEQAQMELSDLETFYRAAKVRFDESEEFATRARKLVVALQSGDEYCNKLWREFNDISLSHCHEVYERLGVSLTRADVRGESAYNDDLAQVVRDLDSQGLLSESNGAKVVFQDEFKNKEGEPLPVIIQKADGGYLYATSDMAAMRYRANVLKADRALYFVDLRQALHFQQVFKLARKANFVDDNISLEHMGFGTMNGDDGRPFKTRSGGVVKLVDLLSEADTRALELVRSKNPDMDEAELAKIAKVVGISSVKYADLSKNRASDYIFSFEQMLSFEGNTAPYLLYAYTRVAGIFKRATDVDLSDAKIQLEHEKEKELGTKLAQFNEVLTRMVSKGQPHALCGYLFELAGAFSSFYEACPVLAADTEEQKKSRLLLAKLTAKTLKQGLGLLGIETLERM; from the coding sequence ATGAAATCACATATAGAATCTTTGCTCGCCCAAGCCCTAGACGTCCTTAAACAACAAGAGGTTATCCCTACTGATTTTGAGGCTCGCATTCAGGTCGACCGAACAAAAGATAAAACCCATGGTGATTTCGCAACGAACTTGGCCATGATGCTGACTAAGATTGCACGCAAGAATCCGAGAGAGATAGCTCAGCTCATCATAGATAGCTTGCCTGAAGATGCACAAGTATCAAAAGTTGAGATCGCAGGGCCTGGATTTATCAACTTCTTCATCGATGACAGCGCACTGGCAAACCAGCTGATGACGGCGCTCAATGATGACCGTTTAGGTATCGCACTCCCCCAAGCGCAAACAGTCGTCGTTGATTACTCTTCACCTAACCTAGCCAAAGAGATGCACGTAGGCCACCTACGTTCAACGATTATCGGTGACAGCGTCGTTCGTGCCCTAGAATTTATGGGCCACAAGGTGATCCGCCAAAACCACGTAGGTGATTGGGGTACCCAATTCGGTATGCTACTGGCCTACATGGAGGAGCTTCGCGCACAAAGTGGTGAGCAAGCTCAGATGGAACTGTCGGACCTTGAAACCTTCTACCGCGCAGCAAAAGTTCGCTTCGATGAGTCTGAAGAGTTTGCAACCCGTGCCCGTAAGCTAGTCGTCGCACTTCAATCTGGCGATGAGTACTGCAACAAACTATGGCGTGAATTTAACGACATATCTCTTAGTCACTGCCATGAAGTTTACGAGCGTCTAGGTGTTAGCCTAACCCGCGCAGATGTACGTGGTGAGAGCGCTTATAATGACGATCTTGCCCAAGTGGTTCGCGATCTTGATTCACAAGGCCTGTTATCTGAGAGTAATGGCGCTAAAGTGGTGTTTCAGGATGAATTCAAAAACAAAGAAGGTGAGCCGCTTCCTGTCATTATTCAAAAAGCTGACGGCGGTTACCTATATGCAACCAGTGATATGGCTGCAATGCGCTACCGTGCCAATGTATTAAAAGCCGACCGTGCTCTCTACTTTGTTGATCTTCGCCAAGCGCTGCACTTCCAGCAAGTATTTAAACTTGCTCGTAAAGCAAACTTTGTTGACGACAATATCAGCCTAGAGCATATGGGCTTTGGTACCATGAATGGTGACGATGGCCGTCCATTTAAAACTCGCTCAGGTGGCGTAGTTAAACTGGTCGACCTTCTATCTGAAGCAGACACTCGTGCGCTAGAGCTTGTACGCAGCAAGAATCCAGATATGGATGAAGCTGAACTAGCTAAAATCGCGAAAGTGGTTGGCATAAGCTCAGTAAAATATGCAGATCTGTCTAAAAACCGTGCTAGCGACTATATCTTCAGTTTCGAGCAGATGCTCAGTTTCGAAGGCAATACAGCTCCTTACCTCCTTTATGCCTACACCCGTGTTGCAGGTATCTTTAAGCGTGCAACCGACGTTGACTTAAGCGATGCTAAAATTCAACTAGAGCATGAGAAAGAGAAGGAGCTCGGCACTAAGCTTGCTCAATTTAATGAAGTGCTCACACGTATGGTCTCTAAAGGTCAGCCCCATGCATTGTGTGGTTACCTTTTCGAGCTTGCAGGCGCATTCTCAAGCTTCTACGAGGCTTGCCCAGTGCTTGCCGCCGATACTGAGGAGCAAAAGAAGAGCCGCCTACTACTCGCGAAACTCACAGCTAAGACGCTTAAACAAGGTCTTGGACTTCTCGGAATCGAAACCTTAGAGCGTATGTAA
- the priA gene encoding primosomal protein N', which translates to MSLFVEVALPVPMRQTFSYKIPETLTTPPKKGARVKVPFGRQQLIGLVTGTTDTCHLAPNQIKPLIELIDEEPLLPDSLYKLTAWAARYYFCSLGQMMSQALPVALRKGAEVQADTSTFWRVTAAGSAASLDAIKRAPAQRKVLEQLQKAELSQEEMAALNFSKSAIKALQDRDWITKDERINKIDLSWRDNLVLGEDPLTLNPEQAIAVATLNQQSGYHCTLLEGITGSGKTEVYLSLLESVLKQGKQALILVPEIGLTPQTISRFKSRFNVTVAVIHSGLTDNQRLTAWRLAKTGEAAIIIGTRSALFTPMAFPGTIILDEEHDSSFKQQEGVGYHARDLAVMRGHLEKIPVLLGTATPSLESLQNALSGRYKHLELGQRAGNAEKVRQGIIDISNQPLKTGLSHALLNEMRIHLDAGNQVLLFLNRRGFAPALLCHDCGHLHECDRCDAFFTVHQSLGEIRCHHCGNQYAIPRQCHNCGSTMLMGQGVGTEQLATVLEKEFPKYPVVRIDRDTTSRKGSLENHLNAIHKGEYKILVGTQMLAKGHHFPDVTLVGLLDVDGALFSADFRAPERFGQLYTQVSGRAGRARKPGTVLMQTHQADNAVLRELMHKGYGEFARGQLNERKQALLPPAWNMLLLRAEANQAIDADNFLSSVAQLLPQDEECEVIGPMPAPMDKKAGKYRRHLIFQTKSRQALQQAFEFALPQIEALPLAKRCRWSIDRDPQDLL; encoded by the coding sequence ATGTCCCTGTTTGTCGAGGTTGCCCTTCCCGTACCTATGCGGCAAACCTTTAGCTATAAAATACCTGAGACCCTGACGACTCCACCCAAGAAAGGTGCTCGAGTCAAAGTCCCCTTTGGCCGCCAACAACTGATTGGGCTGGTGACAGGCACTACTGACACTTGTCATTTGGCACCGAACCAAATTAAACCGCTAATTGAACTCATTGATGAAGAGCCATTACTTCCTGATTCACTTTATAAACTAACAGCTTGGGCCGCAAGGTACTACTTCTGTAGTTTAGGTCAAATGATGTCTCAAGCGCTACCTGTTGCCCTACGAAAAGGGGCTGAGGTCCAAGCAGATACCAGCACATTTTGGCGCGTAACAGCTGCGGGAAGCGCTGCTTCACTTGACGCAATAAAACGTGCACCAGCCCAGAGAAAAGTACTAGAGCAATTACAAAAAGCTGAGCTATCCCAAGAGGAGATGGCAGCGCTTAACTTTAGTAAGTCGGCCATTAAAGCGCTTCAAGATAGAGACTGGATAACGAAAGATGAGCGCATTAATAAGATAGATCTTTCATGGCGTGACAACTTAGTGTTAGGCGAAGATCCACTAACATTAAATCCCGAACAGGCCATTGCTGTCGCCACCTTAAACCAGCAAAGCGGCTATCACTGCACCTTGCTTGAGGGGATAACTGGCTCAGGTAAAACTGAGGTTTACCTCTCTCTACTCGAATCCGTTTTAAAGCAAGGTAAACAGGCATTAATTTTAGTACCTGAAATAGGGTTAACCCCACAAACTATTAGCCGTTTCAAAAGCCGCTTTAATGTCACTGTCGCTGTTATCCACTCAGGACTCACCGATAACCAGAGACTCACCGCCTGGCGCCTGGCTAAAACCGGTGAGGCAGCCATCATTATCGGCACACGCTCTGCACTATTTACCCCGATGGCATTTCCCGGCACGATTATTCTCGATGAGGAGCATGATTCTAGCTTCAAGCAGCAAGAGGGAGTTGGCTACCACGCTCGCGATCTTGCGGTCATGCGAGGACACCTCGAAAAGATCCCAGTCCTTCTGGGCACGGCAACGCCCTCATTGGAGAGCCTACAAAACGCCCTTAGCGGCCGCTACAAACACCTAGAGTTAGGTCAAAGAGCGGGTAATGCAGAGAAAGTACGCCAAGGGATCATAGATATTAGTAATCAACCCCTAAAGACGGGTCTTTCCCATGCGCTGCTCAATGAGATGCGTATCCATCTCGATGCTGGCAATCAGGTTTTACTCTTTCTCAACCGAAGAGGATTTGCTCCAGCGCTACTATGTCATGATTGCGGCCATCTGCATGAGTGCGATAGATGCGATGCCTTTTTCACAGTGCATCAATCTTTAGGCGAGATACGCTGTCACCATTGCGGTAATCAATACGCAATCCCAAGACAGTGTCATAACTGCGGTAGCACCATGTTAATGGGACAAGGTGTGGGCACAGAGCAACTTGCTACTGTATTGGAAAAAGAGTTTCCTAAGTACCCTGTTGTTCGTATCGATCGTGACACAACGAGCCGAAAAGGATCACTGGAGAACCACCTTAATGCGATCCATAAGGGCGAATATAAGATATTAGTTGGCACACAGATGCTAGCAAAAGGCCATCACTTCCCCGATGTCACCTTAGTCGGCTTACTGGATGTAGACGGTGCGCTATTTAGTGCAGATTTTAGAGCCCCTGAGCGCTTTGGTCAGCTCTACACCCAAGTATCTGGCCGAGCAGGTCGTGCAAGAAAGCCCGGCACAGTGCTGATGCAAACCCATCAGGCAGATAATGCCGTTTTGCGTGAGCTGATGCATAAAGGGTACGGCGAATTTGCCAGAGGCCAGCTCAATGAGCGTAAACAAGCCTTGCTCCCACCTGCCTGGAATATGTTGCTGCTGCGAGCGGAAGCGAATCAAGCTATCGATGCCGATAATTTTCTCTCCAGCGTTGCCCAGTTGCTGCCACAGGATGAGGAGTGCGAAGTCATTGGCCCTATGCCTGCTCCAATGGATAAAAAGGCAGGTAAATATCGACGCCACCTGATATTCCAGACTAAGTCTCGCCAAGCTTTGCAACAAGCTTTCGAGTTCGCACTACCTCAAATAGAGGCGTTGCCATTAGCTAAACGTTGCCGCTGGAGCATAGATAGAGATCCTCAAGATCTCCTCTAA
- a CDS encoding aminotransferase-like domain-containing protein gives MIAIKPNTDRHAMAEFKYLKIVDEVIRAIELGIFSDRAGSNKLESVRRYAKEKGVGVSTVTQAYMELEKLGWIYSEPKRGYFVVSKKSAKQPDYGHSINRVHAQLELANAVQYSFNDPDITPLSCTAPSTVIDQELLLNRLHKQVLKLRPYKLMMQDPIEGLSELRYEICRHLLRSGQVFYQDQLLVTNGRQEGLLLALTAAKAVGKPLAVESPASFFFQAILKQFNADVIEVPMQEDYADELALLTKAYKQQRFDTYLVNPNFADPTGRVLSVADKQALIKWAIEHDVTLIEYDRGELYFGRSRPVTIASLAADADNCRVISIADFYDTISPSISLGYLLCVNTFSQCQFAKQTVAEEPSIALQHMVANLLANGEYQTLLGKLRAQMKLNHQKTKSLILPVLNPSIYISEPTGGPCIWFKLPEGYSSEVLWERVIKDKLSIAPGAMFSFSGAFDSYFRITFALPWNHKMELAMIRLAEIINEYTEEK, from the coding sequence TTGATAGCTATAAAACCCAATACAGATCGTCACGCTATGGCTGAGTTTAAATACCTAAAAATTGTTGATGAAGTTATTCGAGCTATTGAGCTGGGGATCTTTTCAGATAGAGCGGGCAGTAATAAGCTTGAGTCTGTAAGGCGTTACGCTAAAGAGAAGGGCGTAGGAGTTTCGACGGTGACTCAGGCTTATATGGAGCTTGAGAAGTTGGGGTGGATCTACTCTGAACCTAAGCGAGGCTATTTTGTGGTATCAAAAAAGTCAGCTAAACAGCCTGACTATGGCCACAGTATCAACCGAGTACATGCTCAACTGGAGCTGGCGAATGCCGTGCAATACTCCTTTAATGACCCAGACATTACTCCTCTCTCCTGTACTGCTCCAAGTACCGTTATCGATCAAGAACTTCTGTTAAACCGCTTGCATAAGCAAGTACTGAAACTGCGTCCCTATAAGCTCATGATGCAAGATCCCATCGAAGGACTCTCTGAGCTGAGGTATGAGATATGCCGCCATCTGCTTCGTTCTGGACAAGTGTTTTATCAAGATCAGTTACTGGTAACCAATGGACGCCAAGAGGGATTATTGCTGGCATTAACTGCCGCTAAAGCGGTTGGCAAACCTCTTGCCGTTGAGTCTCCGGCATCATTTTTTTTCCAGGCGATATTAAAGCAGTTTAATGCCGACGTGATTGAAGTGCCGATGCAGGAAGACTATGCAGATGAATTGGCATTATTAACCAAGGCCTATAAACAGCAGAGGTTTGATACGTATCTAGTCAATCCTAATTTTGCCGATCCTACTGGGCGAGTATTAAGTGTTGCTGATAAACAAGCCTTGATTAAGTGGGCTATTGAGCATGATGTGACTTTGATTGAGTATGATCGTGGTGAGCTCTACTTTGGCCGATCTCGTCCTGTGACGATTGCAAGTTTAGCCGCTGATGCTGACAATTGTAGGGTGATTAGCATTGCCGATTTTTATGACACCATCTCACCTTCAATCAGTTTAGGTTACCTGCTGTGCGTTAATACCTTTTCCCAGTGTCAGTTTGCTAAGCAAACTGTTGCTGAAGAGCCAAGCATTGCACTACAACATATGGTGGCGAATCTGCTCGCTAATGGCGAATATCAAACCTTGCTGGGTAAGCTCAGAGCCCAGATGAAGTTGAATCATCAGAAGACGAAAAGTTTGATATTACCAGTGTTAAACCCCTCTATTTATATCAGTGAGCCAACAGGCGGCCCCTGTATCTGGTTTAAGTTACCTGAGGGCTATTCTAGTGAGGTGTTATGGGAGAGAGTGATTAAGGATAAGTTGTCGATAGCTCCCGGTGCCATGTTTTCTTTTTCTGGGGCATTTGATAGCTATTTTCGGATCACCTTTGCTCTACCTTGGAACCATAAAATGGAGCTAGCTATGATACGCCTTGCTGAGATTATTAATGAGTATACCGAGGAAAAGTAA
- the hslV gene encoding ATP-dependent protease subunit HslV — MTTIVSVRRNNQVVIAGDGQVSLGNTVMKGNAKKVRRLYHNKVLAGFAGGTADAFTLFERFEAKLEMHQGHLMKAAVEMAKDWRSDKMLRKLEALLAVADDTCSLIITGNGDVVQPENDLIAIGSGGNFAQSAATALLENTELTALEIAEKSLTIAGDICVFTNQFKTIEELNY, encoded by the coding sequence GTGACCACAATCGTATCAGTTCGCCGTAACAATCAGGTCGTTATCGCTGGAGATGGCCAAGTTTCACTTGGTAACACAGTGATGAAAGGTAACGCAAAAAAAGTTCGCCGCCTTTATCATAATAAAGTCTTAGCTGGTTTTGCCGGCGGCACCGCCGATGCCTTCACCCTGTTTGAACGCTTCGAAGCCAAATTAGAGATGCATCAAGGACACTTGATGAAAGCCGCTGTTGAGATGGCGAAAGATTGGCGTAGCGACAAGATGCTTCGCAAGTTAGAAGCACTACTGGCTGTTGCCGATGACACCTGCTCATTAATCATTACAGGTAACGGTGATGTTGTTCAGCCCGAAAACGACCTTATCGCTATCGGATCTGGTGGCAACTTTGCCCAATCTGCTGCAACGGCTCTACTTGAAAATACTGAACTAACGGCCTTAGAGATAGCTGAAAAATCGCTAACTATTGCTGGTGATATCTGCGTGTTCACCAACCAGTTCAAAACCATCGAAGAATTAAATTATTAA
- a CDS encoding gamma-butyrobetaine hydroxylase-like domain-containing protein — translation MTTDPASPLVTNLKLKRKSRILEITFDSGDTHQISCEMLRVYSPSAEVHGHGNPVLVTHKKNVNIKALTPVGNYAVKIVFDDGHDTGLFSWKVLYDLATNQADLWENYLARLRAAKASREPLIDMAVKYHT, via the coding sequence ATGACAACCGATCCGGCTTCACCTCTGGTGACAAACCTAAAACTCAAACGTAAATCCCGCATACTCGAGATCACCTTCGACAGTGGCGATACACATCAAATCAGCTGTGAAATGCTACGAGTCTACTCACCTTCCGCAGAAGTTCATGGCCATGGTAACCCTGTATTGGTGACCCATAAGAAAAACGTCAACATAAAAGCATTAACCCCAGTAGGTAATTATGCCGTTAAGATCGTTTTCGATGATGGTCACGATACAGGGCTATTTTCATGGAAAGTACTCTATGATCTCGCCACTAATCAAGCAGATCTATGGGAGAACTACCTTGCCAGACTACGCGCAGCTAAAGCTAGCCGCGAGCCTCTTATCGATATGGCAGTTAAGTACCACACATAA
- the hslU gene encoding ATP-dependent protease ATPase subunit HslU, translating to MSEMTPREIVHELDSHIIGQHNAKRSVAIALRNRWRRMQLDADFRQEVTPKNILMIGPTGVGKTEIARRLAKLARAPFIKVEATKFTEVGYVGKEVEQIIRDLTDSAIKLTREEQMKKCKFRAEEAAEERILDALLPKAKEDWDNEKPDDSATRQVFRKKLREGQLDDKEIEIDVSAPQVGIEIMSPPGMEEMTNQLQSMFQNMGLGASKRRKMPIKEAYKLMVEEEAAKLVNQDDLKEQAIELVEQHGIVFLDEIDKICKRGEASGPDVSREGVQRDLLPLVEGCTVNTKHGMVKTDHILFIASGAFQMSKPSDLIPELQGRLPIRVELDALSADDFKRILTEPHASLTEQQIALMGTEGVKIEFTEDGIESIAQAAWQVNERTENIGARRLHTVMEKLTEELSYEASDKSGSTIVIDAKYVSDHLDNLVQDEDLSRFIL from the coding sequence ATGTCTGAAATGACCCCACGTGAGATTGTCCATGAGTTAGACAGTCACATTATTGGCCAGCACAATGCAAAACGCTCAGTTGCTATCGCCCTGCGAAATCGCTGGCGCCGTATGCAACTAGACGCAGATTTCCGTCAGGAAGTCACTCCAAAAAATATCCTCATGATTGGCCCAACTGGTGTTGGTAAAACTGAGATTGCCCGTCGCTTAGCTAAGCTTGCCAGAGCGCCTTTTATCAAGGTTGAAGCGACTAAATTCACCGAAGTGGGTTATGTCGGTAAAGAGGTTGAACAGATCATTCGTGATCTTACTGATTCGGCCATCAAACTGACTCGTGAAGAGCAGATGAAGAAATGCAAATTCAGAGCTGAAGAAGCTGCTGAAGAGCGCATTCTTGATGCTCTGCTTCCAAAAGCAAAAGAGGATTGGGATAATGAAAAGCCTGATGACTCTGCAACTCGCCAAGTCTTTCGCAAGAAGCTACGTGAAGGCCAGTTAGATGACAAAGAGATCGAAATAGATGTCTCTGCACCTCAGGTAGGTATTGAGATCATGTCTCCACCTGGCATGGAGGAGATGACCAATCAACTTCAAAGCATGTTCCAAAATATGGGGCTTGGTGCCAGCAAACGTCGCAAGATGCCAATCAAAGAAGCCTACAAGCTGATGGTTGAAGAGGAAGCGGCTAAGCTCGTCAATCAAGACGATCTAAAAGAGCAGGCTATCGAACTGGTTGAACAGCATGGTATTGTCTTCTTAGATGAGATCGATAAGATCTGTAAACGAGGCGAAGCTTCAGGTCCAGATGTATCACGTGAAGGCGTTCAACGAGATCTACTGCCACTGGTTGAAGGTTGTACCGTAAATACCAAACACGGCATGGTGAAAACAGACCATATCCTATTTATCGCTTCTGGTGCGTTCCAGATGTCAAAGCCTTCGGATCTGATCCCTGAGCTACAAGGTCGACTCCCTATTCGTGTGGAGCTCGATGCATTAAGTGCCGATGACTTTAAACGTATCTTAACTGAGCCACATGCATCACTTACCGAGCAACAGATCGCACTAATGGGCACTGAAGGTGTAAAGATTGAGTTCACCGAAGATGGTATCGAAAGTATCGCTCAAGCGGCATGGCAGGTGAATGAGCGCACTGAAAATATCGGTGCACGTCGTCTACACACGGTAATGGAAAAGCTAACTGAGGAGCTCTCTTACGAGGCATCAGATAAATCAGGTAGCACTATCGTTATCGATGCTAAATACGTTAGTGATCATTTAGATAACTTGGTACAAGATGAAGATCTAAGCCGCTTTATTCTATAA